Within Verrucomicrobiota bacterium, the genomic segment GACCGATCAAAATCTTGAACTGCATCTGCACGCTCGTCAGTGTGAGTGTCGCGGCGATCGTATCGCGGGTGGTCTGCGCGAAGCGCTGGTCATCGTATTCTTCACGGCCGAATGCCTGCACGACCGGAATGGCAGCGAACGTTTGCTCGACCACTTCATACATTTTGCCCTCCACTTCCTGTTGCTTATAGCTGAGGTCCATCATCGGGCTGGCGTAGCGATGGAACACAAACATCATGCAAGGCGCAACCGCCAGCGACAGCAACGCGAGCGTGGCATCGATGTGCCAGAGAATCCAAAACATGGCCGCAAGGCTGACGATGGATGACGCCACCGGCAGCAACGCGTCTTTGACGATGATCGAGGCGCAGGCGCAATCGGAGGTGACGCGACGGATGTTGTCGCCAACCGATTTCCGCGCGTGAAAGTGAAGCGAGAGTTGCTGAAGCTTGGCGAACAAATCACCGGCCAAATCATAAGTCATCCGCTGGCCGAGGCTGATGTTGCCGTAGGCCGTTGCCAGACCGACCGCCCAACTCAACAGAAAAATCAAGACGGTGGCAGCGACGCTCCAGCCAATCAGATTGAACGGTGTCGCAGCACCAGGCAGCGACTCAACAAAACCAGCCAATCCTGGCGGCATCACTTTCCCCTGTAGCACATAGTCGATGAGGAAAACCATCGGCCACGGTTTGAGCACATCCAGACCAACTTTGAGGAGCAGACTGCCGATTACCGCTACCAGCGGTGTCCAACGGCGCAGCGCATAACCCATCGCCCAGCGGCACAAGCGCAGCAGCGTCAGATCAGCATTGGAGATGTTGTGAGTCATGATTCCAGCGCCACGGCTGCGATTGGCGCTCCGGCTTCGTTTTGAATTTGGTGGAGATGCGCGTAGTGGCCCTGCTGCGCGAGCAATTCACCATGCGTCCCGCTCTCTACAATGTGACCCTGCCCGATCACGGCAATACGATCCGCGAATCGCACGGTCGAAAGTCGATGCGCGATGAGGAAAGTGGTGCGGCCATTCATCAAGCGCCGTAACGCTCCGATGATCAACCGCTCCGTCTCCGAGTCGAGCGCGCTGGTCGGCTCGTCCAGAATCAGAATGGGCGGGTCCTTCAATAAAGCGCGGGCAATCGCCAGGCGCTGCCGTTCGCCGCCGGACAGCGTGGTGCCGCGCTCGCCGAGCACCGTGTCATAGCCTTGCGGCAGAGCGGCGATGAATTCGTGGGCATTGGCGGCGCGCGCAGCCGCTTCAATCTCCGCGCGGGTTGCGCCAGGACGTCCGTAGGCAATGTTCTCGGCGACTGAAATTGGAAACAGAAATGGCTCCTGCAACACGATGCCAACCTGGTCGCGCAAGCTCTTGAGCCTGACGTTGCGCACGTCGTGACCATCAATCAACACCCGTCCTTCCCACGGATCGTCGAAACGCGGTACCAGGTTCACCAAAGTCGTCTTGCCCGCGCCAGTCGCCCCGACGATGGCAAGGGTTTGCCCGGCTGGCACGTCGAGCGAAATGTTTTTGAGCACGGGCCGGCCCGGCTCGTAGCCGGCGGTCACGTTTTCCAATTGCACCCGTCCGCGCACGGGCGCCAGCGGCTCGGCGTCCGGCGTTTCAGACACTTCGGGCGCTGTGTCGAGCACCTCCACGACGCGCTGCGCGCTCGCGCTCAAGCCCTGGAGCGTCGTATAAAGATTGGCGAACACTTTCATCTGGGTCTGTAAAGAATTCAGATAAACAAGAAATACCAGAATGCTGCCGAGGCTGAGCGTTCCGCCGAGCACATGGCGCGCGCCAACCCAGAGAATCACACCCGTGCCCAGCGTGGTGATGAGGCCGGAACTCAGACTGTTGACGCTGCCGATCAACGCGCTGCGCTGTTGTGACCGGATGGCCGCATCAGCAAATCTCTGAAAGCGGGAACTCTCCCGTTCCTCCTGGGCGAAGGCCTGCACCACCGGAATGCCGGTCAAGGTCTGCTGGATGTGCGCCTGAATGCGGCTCTCAATCTCCCGTTTCAATCTGGCGGCGGCCCGCAATGGTTTTCCGACAAGGAACGAAACTCCGACCATGAACGGCGCGGTTGCCAACGCCAGGAACGTGAGCGTTACATCCAGTTGCGCCATGAGGAAAATCATCGCCGCCATCGTGAGGACTGCATGGGCGGGAGCGAACAGGAGCGTATCGACGACTTGATACACACACCAACTGTCCACGGTGACGCGGCTCATGTGATCTCCCACCGCCGTGCGCTTGTGGAAAACCAGTGAGCGGCGTTGAAGTCGCGCAAAGAGGTCTTCGGCCAGGTCGTACACCATGCGGCGGCCCGCGGCGATCCAGGCCCAGGTGAGCGCCGCGTCCACCGCGCAGTTCAAAGCGAACAAGGCAAGCCCGCCAACGACGATCACCACCAACAGAACCGTAGGCGTGGGACTGAGATTTAATGTGTGAAAGCCATTTTCCAGAACGACTGGCAAAGGAGTTGTCCCCAGCACATGGTCGATGAGCAGTTTCATCGGCCAGGGTTGCACGGCGGCGAGGGCGGCCGCCGAGAGCGTGAGGACGAAAATCCGGATCAAAGAGGCCCGCTGTCGCCGCGCATATTGGAGAAGCCGCAGGTAATTATGCATGTGCTGTCTGCGGTCGGTTTAACATGGGCCGGCCAAAGGAACAAGCGCGCGCGCGTTGAGCGCCCGGCACGTCTCCCTGAGTTCACTGTGTTTGCACGCGATAGAATCTTTGCCCAGAACCAACGTTTAGGTTCGTTACACTGACCGTCGCGCCGGTGCCCGGCAAGTTCGTAACGGTTCCCCAAGTGGACGCCGGCAAGGCATCGGCGTACTCGACAATGTAGTTGTGACCGGACTGGGTCAGGAAGGAGAATACAAAGTCACTCCCGGTTTTCATTGGATTAGTGATGGTAACAGGCAGGGCGTCTGACGCGCCACCTTGGAGCGTGGCCGACTGCAAGGTGACGTTGCCAAAATCTTGATCGTAAAGAAACAACGACCGGTATTGGACGATGAGACTTTGACCAGATGAAGCAGCCGAGTAATCCAGCGTGTAAACCACATAGTTATCGCCATAAACATTACTCACCGAGGTGTCAGTGTAGGCTTGCGCACTGAAGTCGCTCAAATAAGCCTGAAAATTACCCTTTGCTCCATACAATCCCGCATAAATCTTCAATCGACGGGGTGTCGTATCGGCAGGTGCTATGATTTTGAACCCATTCCCAACTCCCGTGATGAAGACTCCCGTCGGTGTGTCCGTTGCGCTGGCAGTGGGGGTTCCGTCGCTCCAGGAAAAGACAGTGTAGTTATTGGAATATTGCTGCGCAGCATTTGTGCCCAACACGGTGAAGTCGCTGATTTTTTGCGTCACCACGCTCTTGTGATCAAAACTGTTGGAAGCGACCAATCCCCAATGGGACCAGTCCGCTGTGCCTTCAGACGTCAGATTCACAGCGCCTGGCGGCACGGCGTTGCTTCCCGAAAGAGAGCCGCCCGAGGTGTTCACAAATATTTCCACGGGTTGGGAATACGAAAAGTCTGCTTGATTGTCCGTGGCCACAGCCGTCAACACATGATAGCCGGCTGGAACGTTGTTCCACGTAAAGCTGTAAGGACTACCGGTCATGTCTTCGCCCAATTTGTTGGCCCCGTCGTAGAATTCAACCTTGGTCACTGATCCATCCAAATCGGAGGCATCCGCGTTGATGGTGATGTTGGCTCCCGCAGTGTAAGTGGCATTGTTCGTCG encodes:
- a CDS encoding ABC transporter ATP-binding protein, which gives rise to MHNYLRLLQYARRQRASLIRIFVLTLSAAALAAVQPWPMKLLIDHVLGTTPLPVVLENGFHTLNLSPTPTVLLVVIVVGGLALFALNCAVDAALTWAWIAAGRRMVYDLAEDLFARLQRRSLVFHKRTAVGDHMSRVTVDSWCVYQVVDTLLFAPAHAVLTMAAMIFLMAQLDVTLTFLALATAPFMVGVSFLVGKPLRAAARLKREIESRIQAHIQQTLTGIPVVQAFAQEERESSRFQRFADAAIRSQQRSALIGSVNSLSSGLITTLGTGVILWVGARHVLGGTLSLGSILVFLVYLNSLQTQMKVFANLYTTLQGLSASAQRVVEVLDTAPEVSETPDAEPLAPVRGRVQLENVTAGYEPGRPVLKNISLDVPAGQTLAIVGATGAGKTTLVNLVPRFDDPWEGRVLIDGHDVRNVRLKSLRDQVGIVLQEPFLFPISVAENIAYGRPGATRAEIEAAARAANAHEFIAALPQGYDTVLGERGTTLSGGERQRLAIARALLKDPPILILDEPTSALDSETERLIIGALRRLMNGRTTFLIAHRLSTVRFADRIAVIGQGHIVESGTHGELLAQQGHYAHLHQIQNEAGAPIAAVALES
- a CDS encoding Ig-like domain-containing protein; translation: MFHKPRFSFKALAIAALIWYCANELPGGTLTGTFADIAAGADINLSAAGPLDWVHWGLYTETSLDRKTGVTPLISDFTALYPTNETNAFVFVYQFGDNANGYSWSDGTPTTSVTNTTTGVWAYGTPQIGTGFEITVPADTNIRTLKVYVGAYAAKGQFEASLSDGSATAYSNSSLSNVRSGQSAVYAIEYAANSAGQTLTIRWKLNTFFDPSGNVTLQSAALTAVGANNPPIVSITSPTNNATYTAGANITINADASDLDGSVTKVEFYDGANKLGEDMTGSPYSFTWNNVPAGYHVLTAVATDNQADFSYSQPVEIFVNTSGGSLSGSNAVPPGAVNLTSEGTADWSHWGLVASNSFDHKSVVTQKISDFTVLGTNAAQQYSNNYTVFSWSDGTPTASATDTPTGVFITGVGNGFKIIAPADTTPRRLKIYAGLYGAKGNFQAYLSDFSAQAYTDTSVSNVYGDNYVVYTLDYSAASSGQSLIVQYRSLFLYDQDFGNVTLQSATLQGGASDALPVTITNPMKTGSDFVFSFLTQSGHNYIVEYADALPASTWGTVTNLPGTGATVSVTNLNVGSGQRFYRVQTQ